The genomic window AGAAGTTTACTCGTTGACTTCTCAAATTAATAGATCATCACGCTCAATAAGTGCCAACATATCCGAGGGATGGGCAAAAAGGATCTATGAGCCAGTTTTTAAGCAACATTTAATTCATGCTTTAGGATCATGCTCTGAAACAGAAAATTGGCTTGCATTCGCATTGGAATGCAAATATCTGGATCAATCCATTTATAATCCCATCAACAACGAGTTGGATCAAATTGGAAAAATGCTGAATAAACTGCATCAAAATTGGAAATAATCATGAAAAATAATACAGACATAAAAGAAACGAATTCGGAAGTTGGATGCCAGAAGTTAGAGCTTGAAAATAAGTGGTTAGATAAAAAGAATAATAATCCTATTGCCAATCCTTATTATTCTTTCTTCTTTTCTCTATCCTCTAATCTCAGTTTTCTAACTTCTAACTTCTATCTTCTAATTTCTATCATCTGGATATTGGCTTCAACGGTAGCAACGGCACCTGTGGTTGCCCAGAATCTTAATGACTATCTTCAAACTGCCACCGAAAACAATCCTGGACTACAAGCCAAATACAAAGAGTTTGAAGCGGCCATGCAAAAAGTACCGCAGGCGTCTTCCCTTCCCGATCCCACTTTTTCGTTCGGGTATTTAGTTCCGAAAATGGGCTCGCAAAGGGCGGAGCTGAGCATCAACCAGATGTTCCCGTGGTTTGGCACCCTCGGTGCACAGGCCGATGCGGCAAGCTTAACGGCAGAAGCCAAATACCAGTCGTTTTTAGATGCCCGGAACCAACTGTATTTCCAGGTTTCGGCTGCATTTTATCCTTTGTTCGAGTTGAAGCGCTGGCAGCAGATCGAGCGGGACAACATCGAAATATTGGAAGCCTATAAATCCATTGCCAACACAAAATTCAAAAACGGGATGGCTCCCATGGTCGATGTGTTGCGCGTAGATATTATGCTGAAAGACGCAGCCACCAACCTCGAAATCCTCAAACAGAAAGAAAAACCCTTGCTTACCACTTTCAACAAACTGCTTAACAGAAATGAAAATGCGGCAGTGGAAATTACCGATTCCTTGGAAATTGAGTTTGTGGTCAACAAAGACCGCAAGGAATCGCTGCTGGCGGAAAACCCGCTTTTGGAGGCGCTCGAATTGAAAGAGCAGGCAAGCAGGGCAAGCGAAATAGCAGCGCAAAAACAAGGTCTACCAAAATTGGGCCTTGGTCTGGGATACATGGTCATGGATAAAAACTCTGGCGGGGACATGACAAACAACGGAAAAGATGTCCTGATGCCCATGGTTTCTGTGAGCATCCCCATTTTCAGGAAGAAATACAGGGCGGCCAAAAAAGAAGCACAGCTCATGCAGGGAAGTTATTCCCTGCAAAAAGAAGAGACCTCAAACATGCTTATTTCAAATTACGAAGCCACCTGGTTCGAACTGCAAAGCCAACATCATTTGATTGAACTGTACGACCAGCAAACAAGGGTATCGGAGCAGGCGCTGAATCTTTTGTTTAGCGCTTATGGTAATTCGGGAAAAGAATTTGAAGAAGTGCTGCGCATGCAACAACAATTGTTGAAATACGAAAAAATGAGGGCAACGGCGCAAGTTCAATATCAGATTGCCCTGGCAAAATTAAAATACATCACGGTAAAATGATTTTTGATGTGTTGATGTGCTGAGGTGGGGATTTGCTGATGTGCTGATTTGCTGATGTGGGGTTGTACTGATGTGGGGATGTGCTGATGTGCTGATTTGCTGATGTGGGGATGTTGATAAACGCTGGGGGATTGATGATATAATTATTGCGAAGATTAAAAAAACAATGATGATGGAACGTAAAAATGAGATTTTGGAGTTAAGCTTTGAGTTGGCTCTGGAGATTATTGAATATTCTGAATTGTTAGAAAGTAATCGGAAATACGTAATTGCACGTCAACTTTTAAAATCCGGAACAAGCATTGGAGCAAATATAAGGGAAGCACAAAGCAGTGAAAGCAGGGCTGATTTTATTCATAAACTTAAAATAGCCCATAAAGAAGCCGAGGAAACCGATTACTGGCTGTTGCTTTGTGAGAAAGCACTTTCCTACCCGTCACCGTCCGTTCAAATGAAGGCCAACTTGCTTTCCATTCAAAAACTATTGAGTAAAATAATTTCATCGTCTAAACTGAAGTAATCATGAAAATAAAAGTAAATACACAAACAATAATAATTGTTGCTATTAGCCTCTTTTTTGGTGTGTTAATGGGCTACCTAATCACCAAATCACCGAATCAGAAAAATAGCACATCACCGAATCAGAAAATCGCCGAATCAGAAAATCAAATATGGACCTGCTCCATGCATCCGCAAATCCGACAAAATGAGCCCGGTGATTGCCCCATCTGCGGCATGGACTTAATTCCGTTGGAAAGTGAAGAAGACAGCGAAATTGATCCTATGGCCATCAGTATGTCGTCCACAGCCATGCAACTGGCCAGTATAAGTACAGCCATGGTGGAATCCATGAATCCCGTAAAAATAGTGCGCCTAAATGGCAAGGTACAATCCGACGAGCGTATGGTTTATTCACAATCCTCGCACATACCCGGGAGGATTGAAAAACTATTGGTAAATTTTACCGGCGACTATGTAAATCAAGGCCAGGTGATCGCATCGATTTATTCGCCCGAATTGGTAACTGCGCAGGAGGAACTTTTTGAAGCGCAGAAAATAGCGGAAACACAACCACAGCTTTTCAATGCAGCCAAAGAAAAGTTAAAAAACTGGAAGTTAGCCGACCAGCAAATTGAACAAATATTGCAATCGGGAACTGCCAGGGAAACCTTTGATGTACAGGCAGATGTTTCGGGTTATGTAACCAAAAAAATGGTAAACCCCGGCGATTATGTCCGAAGGGGTGAAGCCATTTATGAAATTGCGGACCTTTCAAAGGTATGGTTGCTTTTTGATATCTATGAATCGGATATGTCCTGGATTAATAAAGGCGATAAGGTTGAATTTACTGTAGCTTCTCTTCCCGGGGAAATGTTTACCGGCACAATCTCTTATCTCGATCCGGTTATCGATCCCAAGACGCGGGTGGCAAAAGCCCGGATAGAAGTCGCTAACCGCGGGTTAAAACTAAAGCCCGAAATGTTTGCATCGGGTAGGGTGGAAGCAAACCTACCCAATCAGACCAATGCTATTGTTGTTCCAAAAACAGCTGTCATGTGGACAGGGGAACGCTCGGTGGTTTACGTCAAATCACAGACAGATAAAGGTATAAATTTTATGATGCGCGACGTGAATTTGGGACCCGCATTGGGCGACAGCTTTGTAATAGAAAGTGGTTTACAGGGAGGTGAAGAAATAGCGGTCAACGGAACTTTTAGTATCGATGCAGCCGCACAATTGGCCGGAAAACCAAGCATGATGACTCCGGCAACAGCCGGACACACTCACGGTGATGAAGCGATGTCGCATAAGGAGATGGACAAAGAACCGCAAAGTTTTGAGGTTAGCGCCGACTTCAAAACGCAATTGACCCAGGTGTATAACAAGTACCTGGTTATGAAAGATGCCTTTATTGAGTCCGAGCCACATCCGGTGATGACTGCCGCCGGCGAGCTTTCCGCTGCTTTGCAAAACGTTGACATGGCCTTGTTAAAAGGCGATGCCCATATCGCCTGGATGGAGTATCTGGATGTAATAGAGAAAACAACGGACAAGATTAGCAAATTAATGGACATTGAAAAGCAGCGGGAGGAATTTGCCCAATTTAATCTCGCGTTCTACAAGGCCCTTAAATCTTTTGGACTGAGCAATACCACAACCTATTACCAGTATTGCCCCATGGCCGAAAAAGATAAGGGAGCCTATTGGTTCAGTGCAACAGAAGATATCAGAAACCCCTATTTTGGTGATGCCATGTTACGTTGCGGCGAAAACAGGGAGACGATTGAGTAGGGTTATCCTTCAATCTTATTTTTCCAAAATAGG from Saccharicrinis carchari includes these protein-coding regions:
- a CDS encoding four helix bundle protein; this encodes MIKSYKDLEVYKRSFNLAMEIFWLTRDFPKEEVYSLTSQINRSSRSISANISEGWAKRIYEPVFKQHLIHALGSCSETENWLAFALECKYLDQSIYNPINNELDQIGKMLNKLHQNWK
- a CDS encoding four helix bundle protein, with protein sequence MERKNEILELSFELALEIIEYSELLESNRKYVIARQLLKSGTSIGANIREAQSSESRADFIHKLKIAHKEAEETDYWLLLCEKALSYPSPSVQMKANLLSIQKLLSKIISSSKLK
- a CDS encoding TolC family protein, producing MKNNTDIKETNSEVGCQKLELENKWLDKKNNNPIANPYYSFFFSLSSNLSFLTSNFYLLISIIWILASTVATAPVVAQNLNDYLQTATENNPGLQAKYKEFEAAMQKVPQASSLPDPTFSFGYLVPKMGSQRAELSINQMFPWFGTLGAQADAASLTAEAKYQSFLDARNQLYFQVSAAFYPLFELKRWQQIERDNIEILEAYKSIANTKFKNGMAPMVDVLRVDIMLKDAATNLEILKQKEKPLLTTFNKLLNRNENAAVEITDSLEIEFVVNKDRKESLLAENPLLEALELKEQASRASEIAAQKQGLPKLGLGLGYMVMDKNSGGDMTNNGKDVLMPMVSVSIPIFRKKYRAAKKEAQLMQGSYSLQKEETSNMLISNYEATWFELQSQHHLIELYDQQTRVSEQALNLLFSAYGNSGKEFEEVLRMQQQLLKYEKMRATAQVQYQIALAKLKYITVK
- a CDS encoding efflux RND transporter periplasmic adaptor subunit, coding for MKIKVNTQTIIIVAISLFFGVLMGYLITKSPNQKNSTSPNQKIAESENQIWTCSMHPQIRQNEPGDCPICGMDLIPLESEEDSEIDPMAISMSSTAMQLASISTAMVESMNPVKIVRLNGKVQSDERMVYSQSSHIPGRIEKLLVNFTGDYVNQGQVIASIYSPELVTAQEELFEAQKIAETQPQLFNAAKEKLKNWKLADQQIEQILQSGTARETFDVQADVSGYVTKKMVNPGDYVRRGEAIYEIADLSKVWLLFDIYESDMSWINKGDKVEFTVASLPGEMFTGTISYLDPVIDPKTRVAKARIEVANRGLKLKPEMFASGRVEANLPNQTNAIVVPKTAVMWTGERSVVYVKSQTDKGINFMMRDVNLGPALGDSFVIESGLQGGEEIAVNGTFSIDAAAQLAGKPSMMTPATAGHTHGDEAMSHKEMDKEPQSFEVSADFKTQLTQVYNKYLVMKDAFIESEPHPVMTAAGELSAALQNVDMALLKGDAHIAWMEYLDVIEKTTDKISKLMDIEKQREEFAQFNLAFYKALKSFGLSNTTTYYQYCPMAEKDKGAYWFSATEDIRNPYFGDAMLRCGENRETIE